The sequence TTATGTGGGACTTATAAAAAGTACATATAAATCCTGTAACAAAAATGCGTACATGTTCATAGAAATTGGTGTTCTTTAAAACACAAACTCTGGGTTGCTATCCATTTACTCCAAAGAagtccttttcctcttccctgcACCTTGGTCGCATAATCAACTGAACTCTACCTTTTCTCCCCGCTTTCACTTACAAACTGGGCAGAAAGGGAAATAAGGGAGCCCCATTCTCGCAGCAGATTTTTCTTGTGCGCTTACAGTGTGCTCTGCGCTCGGagaaagaggtgtgtgtgtggggggggggtgggcagacACGTAGCCGCCACACCGTGTGACTGAAGTTCAGGGCCAGTGGGACACAAAAGAGGAACTGATTAACTTGATCCGCACCTGTGTCGGAAACGCCTTCACAAGGGAGGCAACTACTCAAGAATTTCGAGGCTGCGGGCAGGGAGGACAAGAGGGAACCGCAGAGGAACCGCAAGCTGGAGAGCTGCAAAGAAGTCCCCGTGGCCGGGGAACAGAGTGACAGGAGTGTCAGGACTAAGTGGCCAGGGGCCAGCTTCAGAAATCAACTTGCTGGAGTACCTTCCATCAGTAAGAGATCGAGTACACGACTCGGTGAACTTAACTCGGGAACTCAAAGCCCCTTAGCTGACTCCCCACGGCGGGGAACCATTGGGTTCCAAGGGCCGCGGGCCCCGCGAGCCGGGCAGCCCGGGTGAAAGCCGCTGCCCGGGCGTGCGGCTGACGCCCCTTCCCCGGCGCGCCGGCCTCGGGCCCCGGAGTCGCCACGAGGGGGTTGCGTTGGCCGTGTTCTGTAAGTGCCGGGCGAGGCCGGGCGGGCACCTCCGGGAGAGGCCGGTGTCACCCGGTAGCCGGCGGAGGAACGGCAGCCGGTGCCGCGGCAGTTGTTCCCGACATGCTCTTCTCGGGGAGGATTTCAAACCCTCGGCCGcaaccacctcccctcccccggccccgtCGGGCCTCAGCAACAGGCGGCGGCCCACGTATCATTGGCCGGGCCGCGCAAAGGCGTGTTTTGATTGGCCGCCGCGCCCCCCGGCCCCGCTCTAGCGCTCACCGCCGCCTCCATTTTGTCGGTAGAGGCAGAAGGGGAAGGTCGGTCGGGACGCTGAGGTGGCCTGCAGCTGTCTCATCGGTGCTCGTGGGCTTCGCTCGTTCCGTGCCTCGTCGCTCcctggaaggggagggggcttcGACGCCGAgcaggagccgccgccgccgtaGTCCCGGGTTCGAAGTCGGTGAGTGGCGGCGGCGCGGCGGGTGCGGCCATGTTGGCGGCCGCGCTCCCCATTGTTGGGGGAAGGAGGCGAGATCCGAGGCCGGGCGGGCGCTAGCGGCCCGGAGGAGCGGGTTCCCGGGCCGGGCTCGAGGAACGCTGAGCCGCTCGGAAGCCCAGCGCCGTCGGCAGAACCGAACTTTCCGGGCTCGCGTTGGGAATGACTCACGATCCGGGAACTAATTTCTTTAGGGCTGTTAACATAGTCTGGAAGGGCCGCTCACCTTTTCGAAAAGAAGAGGGCTTCTTATTTGTTCGGTAACTTGGTTTCTTGGAATATCAAATGAAATCTCGAATGTTTAATGTTCACGATAGGGAggcatttttttgtatttaagaaCTGACTTCGCTTGTTACGGCTTGTGAAACTTATTTTAAGACGGGGAGGAGTCAAGAGTTCATATCCAAAGGAAGAGCTGCATGACGTAGACACGTTGGGAGAGGAGGTTTTGTGAAAACAGATATGTGATGTGTCCAAAGACTGGGAAATTCTGTGGGACTTTCAAAACATGGTCTTTAGTAAAGATTTTAAGCCCATTTCTTGGCATGGCTGTAAAAGTTAATGCTTCCGTGGTTTAACATTTTGGTCACAAAATCCGTGTGAGAATCTGAAAGGTTCCTAGGAAAAAGATGCAACTTGTTGCGGGATTTGGCGGACATCCCTCCCCAGATTCCTCAGGGTTTCCTGGATCTCGAGGGTATTTAAATGATGACAGTTACAAGGTCAAAGCCATCTTTAGAgactttattttctgccttttagtTCAGGAAGTAGTCACTATTTATGTAGTAAATATAAAGGATCACTTTCTCCTGTGTTTTTGaattgaaataatgaaatatttgcttttctagCTAAGACTTCTCTCAAACTTGTGTGCTGAGGAGACTCAGATGTTGGCCTCAGCTCCTAGGCTGAACTCAGCAGATCGGCCCATGAAAACTTCTGTATTGAGACAAAGGAAAGGATCTATCAGAAAGCAACATCTATTATCCTGGGCGTGGCAGCAAGGAAGAGGACAGGTGGTGGAAATCCTGCAATCTGAAAAGCAGACTGAAAGGTATCAAAACCTTCCCGTTGTAATGGGGCATTTTATGATGGACTCATcctaaactgtttttatttttaaatagaggatTATTCAGAATTGTGGATAAGCTCACTGTTCTTAGGAAGGTATAATAAAGTGCATGTAATGAAGTGTGAACAGTATAGTGAAGTTgaagcagccgaatagcacaTATTTGGGTCTTGCCCAAGATTTCTGGAGTTACAAATTGGAGCTACTGAAGTTTCTTAAAGTTTTGAACTATTTGAAgtggaattctactcaatattctgtttaCATTCACTTACAGGTGACAAAGAAGCTGAAGATGGGTGGTGGAGAGAGGTATAACATTCCAGCCCCTCAGTCTAGAAATGTTAGTAAGAACCAACAACAGCTTAGTAGACAGAAGACCAAGGATCAGAATTCCCAGATGAAGATTGTtcataagaaaaaggaaagaggacatACTTATAATTCATCAGCAGCTGCATGGCAGGCCATGCAAAGTGGGGGGAAGaacaaaaattttccaaataatcAAAACTGGAACTCTAGCTTATCAAGTCCCACCTTACTTTTTAAGTCTCAAACTAATCAGAACTATGCTGGAGCCAAATTTAGTGAGCCGCCATCACCAAGTGTTCTTCCTAAACCACCAAGCCACTGGGTTCCTGTTTCCTTTAATCCTTCTGAtaaagaaataatgacatttcaaCTTAAAACGTTACTTAAAGTACAGGtgtaaaatgagataaagtatTATGTGTTTAAATTTAGTCATATTTAAGGATAATTGGCAATTGTCTCAGACCAAATTCACTAGGGAATTTAATCTGTAAAACTGCTAATTAATGTAGAAAATATAATCAGACTTAACTGTTTTGTGTGTTATGTGCACTGTGATGGTAGAATCAGTGCAagttaaaataactaaattattGATAATTGTACTTCATATCAATACTAAGTGTTCTCAATTGAGTAACCATTCAAGTGAAACCAGTCAAGTTTAGATTTGGGGAATGGTAAAGGAATCAACTTTTTCTATTGCCTGTTGGGGGAAAATAGTAATTTAAGATTATCATTCACGGATCAGCAGAGTGACTTGTTGAGATCTGGCAAATGTGATTGTAAGCATCCAGTTAAGACATACAGGGGTTGAAAACTAGCTGAATATTTGAAAGTTTAATGTCCTAAACCAGTAATATGCCAACAATCTGATGCACTgccaaaagaaaatgtgaattttttttagaGTATAGTTGTATTTTAGTGAACTGTATGGTGGGGAATGCGGAAAGGGCACTAGGGGCTATTTAGAATGAAACAGTACACCCCATTGTCCCTGTAACTGACATGCAGTGGATAGGTGTCTGCCAACAAATGCACCGAAACCATTTTATATAGAAATAGTATTCGGTGTTCACCGAGTAGCTTTCAGAATACATTTTAGTATTATGGCACTGCACAAGCTATTCTTACAGTGATCTGGCTTCAAATCATCCCTGCAAAGCTTGTTTAAAGTTGGGAGCTATATAATGTGAAAGTTTTACGTATCTAGGAAAGAGCCATGTAAATACATGTAATAAACTTGTAGCATATGTAAAGTTTTGTTGGCGTTTATCCtacaaaaatagaatattttagtaTGAATTTGCTGAATGTAAGACATGGACTCTTTTTATACTATGGCCTAATTTTAAAGGTCCAAAAAAACCTTGTTTTTAAAGTTTGC comes from Delphinus delphis chromosome 1, mDelDel1.2, whole genome shotgun sequence and encodes:
- the PNRC2 gene encoding proline-rich nuclear receptor coactivator 2, translated to MLASAPRLNSADRPMKTSVLRQRKGSIRKQHLLSWAWQQGRGQAMQSGGKNKNFPNNQNWNSSLSSPTLLFKSQTNQNYAGAKFSEPPSPSVLPKPPSHWVPVSFNPSDKEIMTFQLKTLLKVQV